In Naumovozyma dairenensis CBS 421 chromosome 2, complete genome, the following are encoded in one genomic region:
- the MCM2 gene encoding MCM DNA helicase complex subunit MCM2 (similar to Saccharomyces cerevisiae MCM2 (YBL023C); ancestral locus Anc_8.170): protein MSLNRRRRREDNEDSDGENELPPSSPQQQPERAAFDPVSSPIGSPMVDDPELDDDDDMVNPEGRDNEIDEDPDLEEMEEQMNQVDLVGEDMYEDYRHDASKDRYDLNDVDDTAQRELSASERRRIDAQLNERDRLLRNVAYMDNDDEEPGNTALDEMGLPVQRRRRRRQYETLEHSDDDLLDDMDIDPLREELTLESLSNIKANSYSEWITQPNVGRTIARELKSFLLEYTDETGRSVYGARIRTLGEMNSESLEVNYRHLAESKAILALFLAKCPEEMLKIFDLVAMEATELHYPDYARIHSEIHVRISDFPTIHSLRELRESNLTSLVRVTGVVTRRTGVFPQLKYVKFNCLKCGTILGPFFQDSNEEIRISFCTNCKSKGPFNVNGEKTVYRNYQRITLQEAPGTVPAGRLPRHREVILLADLVDVSKPGEEVEVTGIYKNNYDGNLNAKNGFPVFATIIEANSVRRREGNMSNEGEEGLDVFGWTEEEEREFRKISRDRGIIDKIISSMAPSIYGHRDIKTAVACSLFGGVPKNVNGKHSIRGDINVLLLGDPGTAKSQILKYVEKTAHRAVFATGQGASAVGLTASVRKDPITREWTLEGGALVLADKGVCLIDEFDKMNDQDRTSIHEAMEQQSISISKAGIVTTLQARCSIIAAANPNGGRYNSTLPLAQNVSLTEPILSRFDILCVVRDLVDEEADERLATFVVDSHVRSHPENKDGDDLETTQAGEDDEEAQELSARQRRLKVQRKKEEEISPIPQELLMKYIHYARTKVHPKLHQMDMDKVSRVYADLRRESISTGSFPITVRHLESILRIAESFAKMRLSEFVSSWDLDRAIKVVVDSFVDAQKISVRRQLHRSFAIYTLGQHQRR, encoded by the coding sequence ATGTCCTTAAACAGAAGACGTAGACGTGAAGATAATGAGGATTCTGATGGTGAAAATGAACTTCCACCATCATCACCCCAGCAGCAACCTGAAAGAGCCGCATTTGATCCAGTTTCTTCTCCTATAGGGTCTCCAATGGTTGATGATCCAGAATTggacgatgacgatgataTGGTTAACCCAGAAGGTCGTGATAACGAAATAGATGAAGATCCTGATCTAGAGGAAATGGAAGAACAAATGAATCAAGTTGACTTAGTAGGCGAAGATATGTATGAAGATTATAGACATGACGCCTCCAAAGACAGGtatgatttgaatgatgTGGATGATACAGCACAGAGAGAATTATCTGCAAGTGAGCGTCGTCGTATTGATGCtcaattgaatgaaagAGATAGACTATTAAGGAATGTTGCCTATATGGATAACGATGACGAAGAACCTGGTAATACTGCACTAGATGAAATGGGTTTACCTGTACAAAGACGTAGACGTAGAAGGCAATATGAAACTTTAGAACATAGTGATGACGATTTGTTAGATGATATGGACATCGATCCTCTAAGAGAAGAGTTAACATTAGAATCCTTAAGTAATATCAAGGCAAATAGTTATTCTGAATGGATTACACAACCAAATGTTGGAAGAACAATTGCAAGAGAATTAAAATCTTTTTTACTAGAGTACACGGATGAAACGGGTAGATCTGTATATGGGGCACGTATTAGAACATTAGGTGAAATGAATTCAGAATCTTTAGAAGTTAACTATAGGCATTTAGCTGAATCTAAAGCTATCTTAGCATTATTCTTAGCGAAATGCCCCGAGGAAATGCTAAAAATATTCGATTTAGTTGCTATGGAAGCTACCGAATTACATTATCCTGATTATGCTCGTATTCATTCTGAAATTCATGTGAGAATATCTGATTTCCCAACTATTCATAGTTTACGTGAACTTCGTGAGTCAAATTTAACTTCGTTAGTACGTGTCACTGGTGTTGTTACAAGAAGAACTGGTGTCTTCCCACAGTTGAAGTATGTGaaatttaattgtttaaaaTGTGGTACTATATTAGGTCCGTTTTTCCAAGATTCCAACGAAGAAATAAGAATATCATTCTGTACTAATTGTAAATCTAAAGGGCCTTTTAATGTTAATGGAGAAAAAACTGTGTATAgaaattatcaaagaaTCACTTTACAGGAAGCTCCAGGTACTGTCCCTGCAGGTCGTTTACCAAGGCATAGAGAAGTTATTCTATTGGCAGATTTAGTTGATGTCTCTAAACCTGGAGAAGAAGTTGAAGTCACAGGTATATACAAGAATAATTACGATGGTAATTTGAATGCTAAGAATGGCTTTCCTGTTTTTGCAACAATTATTGAGGCGAACTCTGtcagaagaagagaagGTAATATGTCAAATGAAGGAGAAGAAGGTTTAGATGTCTTTGGCTGgactgaagaagaagaaagagaatTTAGGAAAATTTCTAGAGATCGTGgtattattgataaaattatttcttctatGGCACCTTCTATCTATGGGCATAGAGATATCAAAACAGCAGTGGCCTGTTCATTATTCGGTGGTGTTCCTAAAAATGTTAACGGGAAGCATTCTATTCGTGGTGACATCAATGTTCTATTATTAGGTGATCCCGGGACGGCTAAGTCGCAAATTTTAAAGTATGTTGAAAAAACTGCTCATAGAGCAGTATTTGCTACTGGTCAAGGTGCATCTGCTGTTGGTTTAACTGCTTCAGTGAGAAAGGATCCAATTACAAGGGAATGGACATTAGAAGGTGGTGCGTTAGTTTTAGCAGATAAGGGGGTATgtttaattgatgaattcGATAAGATGAATGACCAAGATCGTACATCTATTCATGAAGCCATGGAACAACAAAGTATTTCGATTTCTAAAGCTGGTATTGTGACAACGCTTCAAGCACGTTGTTCCATTATTGCTGCTGCCAACCCAAATGGAGGTAGATATAATTCAACTTTACCGTTGGCGCAAAATGTTAGTCTGACAGAGCCGATCCTTTCCAGATTTGATATCCTTTGTGTGGTACGAGATTTAGTAGATGAAGAAGCAGATGAAAGATTGGCAACTTTCGTTGTTGACTCTCATGTCAGATCTCATCCAGAGAACAAGGATGGTGATGATCTGGAAACGACCCAAGCAGGTGAAGATGACGAAGAAGCACAAGAACTTTCCGCTAGACAGAGGAGACTGAAAGttcaaaggaaaaaagaagaagaaatctCTCCAATTCCTCAAGAActtttaatgaaatatatacattacGCAAGGACCAAAGTTCATCCTAAATTACATCAAATGGATATGGATAAAGTTAGTAGGGTATATGCTGATTTAAGAAGAGAAAGTATTTCAACAGGGTCCTTCCCAATTACGGTCCGTCATTTAGAGTCGATTTTAAGAATAGCTGAATCATTTGCAAAAATGAGACTTTCGGAATTCGTATCATCATGGGATCTTGATAGAGCTATTaaagttgttgttgattcCTTTGTTGATGCTCAAAAGATTTCCGTTCGTCGTCAACTACATAGATCATTTGCTATTTATACACTTGGACAACATCAGCGGAGGTGA
- the NCL1 gene encoding tRNA (cytosine-C5-)-methyltransferase (similar to Saccharomyces cerevisiae NCL1 (YBL024W); ancestral locus Anc_8.171): MGRSKNFKRGGRNNNRSNRNWSELVKENTKWENYYKSLNLFSLEQWDQFKLACQTPLPVTFRVTGSRKHANEVLELFKERHLPNLTNVTFEGEPIKPPMVLPWYPNHLAWQLDVPKIVIRKNAQFAKTQRFLVVENAVGNISRQEAVSMIPPIVLDVKPHHTVLDMCAAPGSKTAQLIEALHMDGPEPSGFVVANDSDSKRSHMLVHQLKRLNSANLMVVNHDAQFFPKIQLDSNKGRHNKEYLKFDRILCDVPCSGDGTIRKNVNIWKDWNTQNSLGLHNVQLNILNRGIQLLKSGGRLVYSTCSLSPIENEAVISATLRKWGNKIKLVDCKEMLPGLISSPGISKWEVYDRTMSIVSKGAEKSKDTWFQPTEEEANDFNLSHCIRVFPHQQNTGGFFIAVLEKIEETVEDEKSFVSSPAAVVNVTTETTTENVNGTTAVNEQDTVPETKPKKKTKLPIDAIDEPFVFIDPYHKAFASCWDYYGIDDSFNKNTCLVRSSTGEPSKVIYTVCPSLRDIIELNDQKLKLVFSGVKLFVYQRDDIDCPWRIHSEALPIMRNHMESERIITTTLKMLKYLLIEPFPTLENITNLHMDQAFVNKVEKLSTGCAFIEVSRDEEKESILLPIWIGIKSVSIMVCKEDVNEYLYRIFNDETLLTTGDKSKINESEGAHDKTRNVVV; encoded by the coding sequence ATGGGTAGAAGTAAGAATTTTAAACGTGGTGGACGTAACAATAATAGATCCAACAGAAATTGGTCTGAATTGGTTAAAGAAAACACCAAATGGGAAAATTACTAtaaatctttgaatttattttctctcGAACAATGGGATCAATTCAAATTAGCATGTCAAACTCCATTACCAGTAACATTTAGAGTTACCGGTTCAAGAAAACATGCAAATGAAGTCCTtgaattattcaaagaaagaCATTTACCAAACTTAACAAACGTTACATTCGAAGGTGAACCCATTAAACCACCAATGGTATTACCTTGGTATCCAAACCATTTAGCGTGGCAATTAGATGTCCCAAAGATAGTGATTCGGAAAAATGCACAATTTGCCAAAACTCAAAGATTCTTAGTAGTAGAAAATGCAGTAGGTAATATATCAAGACAAGAAGCTGTATCCATGATACCACCTATCGTATTGGACGTTAAACCTCATCATACTGTCTTGGATATGTGTGCTGCTCCTGGGTCTAAGACCGctcaattaattgaagCATTGCATATGGATGGTCCTGAACCTTCGGGGTTTGTTGTTGCCAATGACTCTGATTCTAAGAGATCACATATGTTGGTCcatcaattgaaaagattgaaCAGTGCAAACTTGATGGTTGTTAATCATGATGCTCAATTCTTCCCAAAGATTCAATTAGATAGTAATAAAGGAAGGCACAACAaggaatatttgaaatttgataGAATATTATGTGATGTTCCTTGTTCAGGTGATGGAACTATAAGGAAAAATGTCAATATATGGAAAGATTGGAATACTCAAAATTCACTTGGTTTACACAATgttcaattgaatatcttaAATAGAGGTATACAGTTATTGAAATCTGGTGGCAGACTTGTATATTCCACTTGTTCATTGAGCCCAATCGAAAATGAGGCAGTCATTTCTGCAACATTGAGAAAATGGGGTAATAAGATAAAATTGGTCGATTGTAAAGAAATGTTACCTGGATTAATTAGTTCTCCTGGGATTTCAAAATGGGAAGTATATGATAGAACAATGTCCATTGTAAGCAAAGGTGCAGAAAAATCTAAAGATACTTGGTTTCAACCTACAGAGGAGGAAGCAAATGATTTCAATCTAAGTCATTGTATAAGGGTGTTCCCACATCAACAAAATACCGGTGGTTTCTTTATTGCAGTTTTGGAGAAAATAGAAGAAACtgtagaagatgaaaaatcGTTCGTCTCTTCTCCTGCGGCTGTCGTCAATGTGACTACTGAAACAACTACTGAAAATGTGAATGGTACTACTGCAGTAAATGAACAAGATACTGTCCCTGAAACGAAACCcaagaagaagacaaaGTTACCAATAGATGCGATCGATGAACCTTTCGTTTTCATTGATCCCTATCATAAAGCTTTTGCGTCTTGCTGGGATTATTATGGAATCGATGACAGCTTTAACAAAAATACATGTTTGGTGCGTAGTTCAACAGGTGAACCATCAAAAGTCATATACACGGTATGCCCTTCTCTAAGGGATATAATTGAGTTGAATgatcaaaaattgaaacttGTATTCTCTGGTGTAAAgttatttgtttatcaaagagatgatattgattGCCCGTGGAGAATCCACAGTGAAGCACTTCCAATAATGAGAAATCATATGGAATCTGAGAGAATTATTACCACTACAttaaaaatgttaaaaTATCTATTAATTGAACCATTCCCAactttagaaaatattactaATCTTCATATGGACCAAGCATTTGTGAAcaaagttgaaaaattatctaCAGGTTGTGCATTCATCGAGGTTTCTCGAGacgaagaaaaagaatccATACTTTTACCGATCTGGATTGGAATTAAATCTGTCAGTATTATGGTCTGTAAAGAAGATGTGAATGAATATCTTTACAgaattttcaatgatgaGACGTTGTTAACAACTGGCGATAAAAGCAAAATTAACGAATCTGAAGGTGCCCATGATAAGACCCGTAACGTGGTTGTATGA
- the RRN10 gene encoding Rrn10p (similar to Saccharomyces cerevisiae RRN10 (YBL025W); ancestral locus Anc_8.172), with amino-acid sequence MDRNVFEACSDLVTEFHTHKVSADEILAEKIGNIVPIPFKTRDELQDVSLRDEEDGLFKGDLIPNIDLKVVHYFATQLCLRRYPHLINSFDESSLITLGLLIEKWVQDYLVANNKNSMSTDDEEEEEVETEGYTDGGTEGEDQEFTIGKGPSQMISKITNYMSHPGNI; translated from the coding sequence ATGGATAGGAACGTATTCGAAGCCTGTAGTGATCTTGTCACTGAATTCCATACTCATAAAGTTAGTGCAGATGAAATATTGGCCGAGAAGATAGGTAACATAGTACCGATACCGTTCAAGACAAGAGACGAATTACAAGATGTCTCGTTACgggatgaagaagatggaTTATTTAAAGGTGATTTAATACCAAATATCGATTTGAAAGTAGTCCATTATTTTGCTACTCAACTGTGTCTTCGACGATACCCTCATCTTATCAATTCATTCGATGAGTCTAGTTTGATCACTTTGGGACTtttgattgaaaaatgggTACAGGATTATCTGGTAGcaaataacaaaaattcTATGTCCACAGATGACGAAGAGGAGGAGGAAGTTGAAACGGAAGGTTATACAGATGGCGGTACTGAAGGTGAAGATCAAGAATTTACAATTGGTAAGGGGCCTTCGCAAATGATATCTAAAATTACGAATTATATGTCACATCCAGGGAATATATGA
- the GDI1 gene encoding Gdi1p (similar to Saccharomyces cerevisiae GDI1 (YER136W); ancestral locus Anc_8.175), with product MDQETIDTEYDVIVLGTGITECILSGLLSVDGKKVLHIDKQDHYGGESASVTLSQLYDKFKKSPISKEDREAKFGKDRDWNVDLIPKFLMVNGELTNILVHTDVTRYVDFKQVTGSYVFKQGKIYKVPANEYEAISSPLMGIFEKRRMKKFLEWISSYKEDELNTHQGLDLDKNTMEEVYAKFGLGNSTKEFIGHAMALWTNDEYLQQIARPSFERILLYCQSVARYGKSPYLYPMYGLGELPQGFARLSAIYGGTYMLDTPIEEVLYDGEAESKKFKGVKTKLGTFTAPLVIADPTYFPDKCKSTGQKVIRAICVLNHPIPGAGDSDSLQIIIPQSQVNRKNDIYIAVVSAAHNVCSKGHYLAIISTIVETSQPHVELESAFKLLGPIEEKFMGIAEIFEPKEDGSKDNIFLSRSYDASSHFESMTDDVKDIYFRVTGHPLVLKQREDSLQATT from the coding sequence ATGGATCAAGAAACTATAGATACTGAATATGATGTTATCGTTCTTGGCACTGGTATCACTGAATGTATTCTTTCAGGGTTATTATCAGTAGATGGTAAGAAAGTTTTACATATTGATAAACAAGATCATTATGGTGGTGAATCTGCTTCCGTTACATTATCTCAATTATATGATAAGTTCAAAAAGAGTCCAATCTCTAAAGAAGATAGAGAAGCTAAATTTGGTAAAGATAGAGATTGGAATGTGGATTTAATTCCTAAATTTTTGATGGTTAATGGTGAACTGACTAACATTTTGGTTCATACAGATGTTACCAGATACGTGGATTTTAAACAAGTTACTGGTTCCTATGTGTTTAAACAAGGAAAGATTTATAAAGTTCCAGCTAATGAATATGAAGCCATTTCATCACCATTGATGggtatttttgaaaaacgTAGAATGAAAAAGTTTTTAGAATGGATTAGCTCAtataaagaagatgaactTAATACTCATCAAGGTCTTGATCTCGACAAGAATACAATGGAAGAAGTTTATGCTAAATTTGGACTTGGGAATTCCACTAAGGAATTTATCGGTCATGCAATGGCTCTATGGACcaatgatgaatatttacaaCAAATTGCAAGACCttcatttgaaagaattttGTTATATTGCCAGAGTGTTGCTCGTTATGGGAAATCACCATACTTATACCCAATGTATGGGTTAGGAGAATTACCTCAAGGGTTTGCCAGATTATCAGCCATTTATGGTGGTACATATATGTTAGATACCCCAATTGAAGAAGTCTTGTATGATGGTGAAGCTGAATCCAAGAAGTTTAAAGGTGTAAAGACTAAGTTGGGAACCTTCACAGCTCCTTTAGTGATCGCTGATCCAACTTATTTCCCAGATAAATGTAAATCAACAGGACAGAAAGTTATTAGAGCCATTTGTGTTTTGAATCATCCAATACCAGGAGCAGGTGATTCTGATTCTttacaaattattattccaCAAAGTCAAGTTAATAGAAAGAATGATATCTATATCGCTGTAGTATCAGCTGCTCATAATGTTTGTTCAAAGGGTCATTATTTGGCCATTATTTCCACCATTGTGGAAACTAGTCAACCTCACGTGGAGTTAGAATCAGCTTTCAAATTGTTGGGaccaattgaagaaaagttCATGGGTATTGCAGAAATATTTGAACCAAAGGAAGATGGTTCTAAAGATAATATCTTTTTATCTAGATCATATGATGCATCTTCTCATTTCGAATCTATGACAGACGATGtcaaagatatatattttagaGTTACTGGCCATCCATTAGTCTTGAAACAAAGAGAAGACAGTTTACAAGCAACTACTTAA
- the RPS13 gene encoding 40S ribosomal uS15 domain-containing protein (similar to Saccharomyces cerevisiae RPS13 (YDR064W); ancestral locus Anc_8.179) — MRILKSNGLAPDIPEDLYYLIKKAVSVRKHLERNRKDKDAKFRLILIESRIHRLARYYRTVSVLPPNWKYESATASALVN, encoded by the coding sequence ATGAGAATCTTGAAATCTAACGGTTTAGCTCCAGATATTCCAGAAGATTTATACTATTTGATTAAGAAGGCTGTCTCTGTTAGAAAGCATTTAGAAAGAAACAGAAAGGATAAGGATGCTAAATTCAGATTAATTTTAATCGAATCTAGAATTCACAGATTGGCTAGATACTACAGAACCGTTTCTGTTTTACCACCAAATTGGAAATACGAATCCGCCACTGCCTCCGCTTTGGTTAACTAG
- the RTR1 gene encoding RNA polymerase II subunit B1 CTD phosphatase RTR1 (similar to Saccharomyces cerevisiae YDR066C and YER139C; ancestral locus Anc_8.181), with protein MTTIETIQKVALGPYQRHRQLSMNEAEMLSLEVISLLCDSYCADETTLKYTAKLITPDIYMNLIDERNLNKRCGYPLCNKSPERLRDPFSIDEVTKKFLWENNPYAYLSRFCSKFHFRCSQFYQLQLSNEALFSRTGIHLINNHIYDKDGEDIITSFNSPINERYNVVLFEEFLREKATEEDIKSLVAGLKKLGLQGETNETKTDDHHEDLQWEQDLSKWLSEIKIVEIEKPNLLGDFQKEEEED; from the coding sequence ATGACTACTATTGAAACGATACAAAAGGTCGCTTTGGGCCCATACCAAAGACATAGGCAACTTTCCATGAATGAAGCAGAAATGTTATCATTAGAAGTGATAAGTTTGCTTTGTGATTCTTATTGTGCTGATGAGACAACTTTAAAATATACAGCTAAATTAATTACTCCAGATATTtatatgaatttaattgatgaaagaAACTTGAACAAAAGATGTGGATATCCATTATGTAATAAATCTCCAGAAAGACTTAGAGATCCTTTCAGTATAGATGAAGTAACTAAGAAATTTCTTTGGGAAAATAATCCTTACGCTTATTTGTCTAGATTTTGTTCTAAATTCCATTTTAGATGTTctcaattttatcaattacAATTGAGTAATGAAGCTTTGTTTTCAAGAACTGGCATTCATTTGATTAATAATCATATATACGATAAGGATGGTGAAGATATAATAACGTCATTCAATTCTCCTATAAATGAACGGTATAATGTGGTTCTATTTGAGGAATTTCTTCGAGAAAAGGCTACAGAGGAAGATATAAAATCATTGGTTGCTggtttaaagaaattaggACTTCAAGGCGAAACTAATGAGACGAAGACAGATGATCATCATGAGGATTTGCAATGGGAACAAGATCTTTCTAAATGGCTTTCAGAAATTAAAATCGTTGAGATCGAGAAACCAAATCTTTTAGGTGACTtccaaaaagaagaagaagaagactaa
- the EMP65 gene encoding Emp65p (similar to Saccharomyces cerevisiae YER140W; ancestral locus Anc_8.182), whose amino-acid sequence MVKKTRNRSASFKRKRQYDVGNRWRQLKGLGNRFIQAMDHQGLRSDKEIEMEGDSVDEVEIEQLLNMITMPIYLEKYMFFTLLACFDCFLYHFTGLPIKIIQNLSLTRKNKTITFPTGLNKHKQRKNWLTKTYKERCLVFLIGVSSMFLSKLNTSIIYHRIKRQSAMKLYMLFSVLEMADILLASMGQSLSAVVLSRIGYGRKIYQKGLLISLSVIYILLHGYVLVYQAVALNVAVNSYSNSLLTLLLSMQFAEIKSAVLKKFDKEGLFQITIADAVERFKLFLLLMIIILRNISANPIGLPTSWSFKKSSTVLMNFLSGPFISVIGSEIIVDWVKHAYINKFNRIRPEIYDKFFYITYNDHTTSLRKFQDRMGLPIPAFVVLFIVMVRPTLFQIFQQSNFPLITQSIIILIFSFWILVMMKFILHTILEKWGVQIQKSWEKVPVDTTVKESQYVPGMLSDGQGKVDELSRMVIHLDDKIDFKKSNHPTYLPERSTELPPSLNDKRIERNLKKPNGLEEVARYKMVSKNIW is encoded by the coding sequence ATGGTCAAGAAGACAAGAAATAGAAGTGCAtcattcaaaagaaaacgACAATATGATGTTGGTAATCGATGGAGACAATTAAAAGGCTTAGGAAACCGATTTATCCAAGCAATGGATCATCAAGGATTACGCTCagataaagaaatagaaatgGAAGGAGATAGTGTTGATGAAGTGgaaattgaacaattattaaatatgaTAACCATGCCTATATActtagaaaaatatatgttTTTTACATTATTAGCATGTTTTGATTGCTTCCTATATCATTTCACAGGATTACCAattaaaatcattcaaaatCTTTCCTTAACaaggaaaaacaaaactatTACCTTTCCTACAGGATTGAATAAGCATAAACAACGGAAAAATTGGTTAACTAAGACTTATAAAGAAAGATGTCTGGTGTTTCTTATTGGAGTATCTTCCATGTTTCTAAGCAAATTGAATACATCAATCATCTATCACCGGATTAAGAGACAAAGTGCTATGAAATTGTATATGCTTTTCAGCGTCTTAGAGATGGCAGACATTTTACTTGCCAGTATGGGTCAAAGTCTTTCTGCTGTAGTGTTATCAAGAATTGGATACGGAAGAAAGATATATCAGAAGGGATTACTAATTTCTTTGAGTgtgatatatattctattaCATGGTTATGTCTTGGTATATCAAGCAGTTGCATTGAATGTGGCAGTTAATTCATATTcgaattcattattaacgctattattatccatGCAATTTGCTGAAATAAAATCGGCTGTCCTGAAGAAATTCGATAAAGAAGGTTTATTCCAAATCACTATTGCAGACGCTGTAGAGAGGTTCAAGCTATTTCTTCTCTTAATGATAATCATATTAAGAAACATTAGTGCCAATCCCATTGGACTTCCGACATCATGGTCATTTAAAAAAAGTTCCACTGTCTTGATGAATTTCTTATCGGGGCCCTTCATCAGTGTCATTGGTAGTGAAATTATAGTGGATTGGGTCAAACATGCATACataaacaaatttaatAGAATAAGACCTGAAAtttatgataaatttttctacATCACCTATAACGATCATACGACCAGTTTGAGGAAGTTTCAAGATAGAATGGGATTACCTATACCTGCCTttgttgtattatttatagTTATGGTCCGTCCCACattattccaaattttccaaCAATCGAATTTTCCCCTCATAACTCAGagcataataatattaattttcaGTTTTTGGATATtagtgatgatgaaatttatCTTACATACAATCTTGGAAAAATGGGGGGtacaaattcaaaaatcaTGGGAGAAGGTGCCTGTTGATACCACTGTTAAAGAGTCACAGTATGTTCCAGGAATGTTATCCGACGGACAAGGTAAAGTAGATGAACTCTCCAGAATGGTGATTCATTTGGATGACAAAATAGACTTCAAGAAAAGCAACCATCCAACGTATCTACCAGAGAGGTCTACAGAACTACCTCCAAGTCTTAATGATAAACGTATTGAgagaaatttgaagaaaccCAATGGGCTTGAAGAGGTGGCTCGATATAAGATGGTCTCCAAGAACATTTGGTAA